The stretch of DNA AGGGGGAGCAGCGCCTGATCGTGCGGGTCCCGCGCACCGAGGGTGCCGCCCTGTCCGCGGCCCTCGGTGAGCTGCAGCGGCTGCGCTCGGCCCGGCGGCTGGAGGCCGTCCGCATCCAGGTCGACCCGCCGAGTCTGTGAGCAGGCCCGGTCCTCCCTAGACTCTCCCCATGGCCATCCAGCCCATCCGCCTCTTCGGCGATCCCGTGCTGCGCCGCCGCGCGACGGAGGTCGTCGACTTCGACAAGGAGCTGCGTCGGCTCGTCGAGGATCTCACCGAGACCATGCTCGACGCGCCGGGCGCGGGTCTGGCGGCACCTCAGATCGGCGTCGGCCTGCGCGTCTTCACCTGGTACGTCGACGGCGAGGTCGGCCACCTCGTCAACCCGCAGCTCACCCTGTCCGAGGAGTGCCAGGACGGTGGCGAGGGCTGTCTCTCGCTGCCCGGCCTGACCTACGACACCCGGCGCGCGATGCATGTCGTCGCCAACGGCTTCACCATGCACGGCGACCCGGTCACCATCGAGGGCTCCGAGCTGCTGGCCCGGGCCATCCAGCACGAGACCGACCACCTGGACGGCGTGCTGTTCATCGACCGGCTCGACGAGGCCGCGCGCAAGGCGGCGATGCGCGACATCCGCTCCTCGGAGTGGTTCGGTCTCGACCGCCCGACCGTGAAGGTCAG from Nocardioides sp. BP30 encodes:
- the def gene encoding peptide deformylase, which codes for MAIQPIRLFGDPVLRRRATEVVDFDKELRRLVEDLTETMLDAPGAGLAAPQIGVGLRVFTWYVDGEVGHLVNPQLTLSEECQDGGEGCLSLPGLTYDTRRAMHVVANGFTMHGDPVTIEGSELLARAIQHETDHLDGVLFIDRLDEAARKAAMRDIRSSEWFGLDRPTVKVSPHPMFGTGR